The Deltaproteobacteria bacterium DNA segment CTCTTTCGGGCCGCGTTGCAGGTCGACCGCGCCCCACGGACGCTCTTCATGCTGGCGCGCCAGCTCGAGGCGACCGGCTGGCCCACCGAGGCGCGCGAGGAATACCAGGCCTTTCTGAAGGTGGCCCCCCGAGACGACCCCGACCGGTCGATCGCGCAAGCCGCGCGCGAGCGCTTGACGCGCCTGCTCGAGCGCAGCGCCCCCACGGCACGCCGTCCCCCGTCGGCTCCGGCCCGCGCCGAGGCGGCCAAGGCCTTCGGTCTCGGACGCGCCGCCGCCCTGGCGGGCAAGCACGCCGACGCCACCCGCTACCTGCACGCAGCCCTGATCCTCGACCCGTCCCTGTCCGGCCCGCACCGCCTCCTCGGCGCGGTCTACGCCAAGCTCGGCAAGTCCGACGAGGCCCTGAATCACCTGGCGGAGTACCTGCGCATCCGGCCCGACGGCCCGCTCGCGTCACAGATCCGCCAGACTCTCTCCAAGCGCCACGTGCTAGGGATGCTGAAGACGAACGCCTCGTTCCCGTCGCAGATGTGGGTCAACGGCTACCCCGTGAGCGGGCGGACTCCCATGTCCCTCTCGCTCCCCGGCGGCGAGTACAACATCGCCCTCCTCAACGCGCAGTACCACGTGGGGAAGAACTTCAAGGTCCAGGTGATTGCCGACAGCCAGGCCGCGGTGAGCTTCTCCTTCGGCATCCTGAAGGTGAACCTGGATCCCTGGGCCCGCATCCGCGCCGACGGGCGGGACCTCGGGCTCTGGACCGAGCTCGGCCTGCCGCCGGGCACCTACCACCTGAGCTTCGAGTCGCACAACAAGAAGCTGCGGGCCGAGGTGCGCCTCAACATCAAGGCCGGGCAAACGATCGCCATCAACAACTGGCAGAGCCTGATGGAGGGGAAGGTCGGCGTGCGCTAGAGAATCTTTCCGACGACGAGCGTGATGTCGTCGGCGGGGGGGACGCCGTCGTAGAAGTCGTGGGCCAGCTTGATCAGGACGTCGCGTAGTTCGTCAGCCCGGCGGTGACAGTGGGGCTGCATGGCGCGGCGGAGTCGTTTTTCCCCCCACTGGTCGCCGTTGCGGTCCTCGCCTTCGGTGAGGCCATCCGTGAACCAGAGGATCGTATCCCCCGGACGCAGGTCCACGGAGAAGGCGGGGAAGTCCCACTCCGGCGTGTCCCCGAGGCGATTGCCGCGGGCCACGAGCGACTGCAGGGTGTGCTGTCCGTCGTCGCCGACCCTCCCGATGAAGGGGAGCGGATGCCCAGCGCTGGCAAAGACGAGCTTCCATTCGTCCAGGTCGATGAGCGTGGCGAAGCAGGTCATGAGCAGGTGCCGGCGCGCCGCCAGATAGACGATGCGATTCAGCGCCTGCATCAGCCCGGTGATCGACAGGTTGCTACCGAACGCGGCGTGCAACGTATCGCAGCAGCTCTTCGCGGACGCGGTGATGAGCGCCGAAGGGACGCCGTGTCCCGTCACGTCTCCGACGATGAGCAAGGTCTTGTTGGGGCCGAGCTCGAGGTAGTTCCAGAAGTCTCCGCCGCAGATGCTGGCCGGCTGGTAGTGACCCGCGAACTGCAGCCGTCCCCGCGTGATGAGGTCCGGAACGGCAACGAGCGCCTCCTGCACCGTGCGTGCGACCTCCATCTCCTTCTGCAGGGTGACCTTGTCGGCCGTCTCCTGCAGCAGGTTCTGGATGCGATCGGCCATGTGGTTGAAGGTCGCCCCGAGATGACCGAACTCGTCGTTGGTCTTCAGCGTGACGCGCGCCGAGAGGTCGCCCGAGGCGATCTGGGTCGCCCGCT contains these protein-coding regions:
- a CDS encoding SpoIIE family protein phosphatase, whose amino-acid sequence is MRPQRRSFSVLTKLVLSVAILVAIVVAAMGTFDLLAMLRVYDAESKRQEEQGSTAIRRNGEGMGSKLAAGIAPALAEVNYSLIQEALDETLKADPAVLNVEVVDDTATVVARSGRGVLSSGKTKLLVDKSGKVPPPENAQVAGERALRFVTPVSYGGKTRGELHYAYSLRELDEQLKKLREEREVTTRRSVVRSVMVGSLCLLFGLLLAIAQGLQVTRPVRALAQRATQIASGDLSARVTLKTNDEFGHLGATFNHMADRIQNLLQETADKVTLQKEMEVARTVQEALVAVPDLITRGRLQFAGHYQPASICGGDFWNYLELGPNKTLLIVGDVTGHGVPSALITASAKSCCDTLHAAFGSNLSITGLMQALNRIVYLAARRHLLMTCFATLIDLDEWKLVFASAGHPLPFIGRVGDDGQHTLQSLVARGNRLGDTPEWDFPAFSVDLRPGDTILWFTDGLTEGEDRNGDQWGEKRLRRAMQPHCHRRADELRDVLIKLAHDFYDGVPPADDITLVVGKIL